CAGGAAACACATTTTCCCTTGTCCACATCGACTCTCGCGAACATCTGCTTCGTGCCTATCACTCCGAGAAGGGCACCCAGAGGACAGAGGTAACGGCACCAGAACCTGGGAGCGAGGAAATTCAACCCGAGGATCACCGAGAAAAGAAAAGCTATTGTTATCATCTGTCGGAATACCGGCTGTTCGAAAGCGAGCAGAGTCCCGGTAAGGAATGAAAGCAGAGTATCTGCTCCCGGGGAGATCCCCGGGATATTCGTCATATAGGCGAAGTCGAGTATCGATCTCACAAGGCCGTTGACAGCCGGGTTGTATCCTATGGCCAGGGAACGGATGGTCAGTGAGATCGGGTCGAGGAATCCGGCGGCGTTCCATCCGAAAAGTGCTCCGGTAAGTATGAAAGCAAGGATGAAATATTTTATCTTTCTCAGCCTGGGAAAGTTTCCGTCATCCGGGTGCTTCGGCTTGCGTCTCATGCGCAGAAAACTTACTGCCGTGTTGAGTGTGCCGAGCGGACAGACCCAGCCACAGAAAAACCTTCCAAGGATCACCGTCAATACTACCGTGACAAGAGAAAACAGGAATACTGCCCTGACCGCGTGCGAAGCGAGAAGCGAACTCAGTGCGATCAGCGGGTCGAAATCCAGGAACAGCCTTACAGGCATCCCAAGCTCATCCTCACCCTTATACTCAGTCTGTACAAAGAGGATGAGAAAGAAGACCAGAAAGATGATCTGCGAGCCTCTCCTGAGATTTTTCATCTTTACCTACCCGAGTTTGATTTCCTGGTACCCTGCACCTCCGAAATCGGATGTTCCGAGGCCCTTCTTTTCGGCAAGGGATATATGGGGGAACAATGCCAGGTCGTTGTCGAATCCGGCATCTGTAAAGAGCGATATCCCGAACGCGTCGATCTTCACCGGGTCGGTGCTTGCCGCTATCGTGTCCATCCGCACTACATCCTTCAACGTGCTGCCCTGTGGCCCATTCGCCTTGAGTATGCGTACCGCGTCGAGTATGGTCAGGTCCGGTTTGAAATAGGCAGTCAGGTCGACGATGCATTCGGGAAGCTTCTGATGAAGAAGGTCGCGTCTTCCGCCGATCAGTCCCATGAGATTCTTCATCGAAAGTGTCACGTTCGAAAGGCCATGGTGCTTGGCAACGGGCAGGTTTATTATCTTGTCCGCGTCTTCGGCTTCCCTGTAGACTTCCCATTGCTTCAGCACTTCGCCGCCAAGGTCCTTCTTGATGAACTTGCGAGCCTCCATATATGGAACTTCCGCTCCCGCTTTTTCGGCAGCTTCGCGTATACCGCTTCTCTTGTATGATCTTCTAGCGTCGTTGCACGTGTTGTCCGCGACGATCACTTTTTTCGCTCCAGCTGCCAGGACCAGGGAGACCACAGTCTCAACCACGATCGGGTTTGTAGTGGCGGCCTGTTCAGGTTTTCTGTCCCACGAGATGTTAGGTTTGACGAATACAACATCTCCTTTATCAATGAATTTCTCCATACCACCCAGCATGGACACGGCTTTTTTCACTGCCGCTGCGGCGTCAGGCCCCCTGACGACCGCGAAATCGATGTTTCCGTCCGGCATTGTGGGCATGCTGCCGAGTTTTGTGGCGGGAGAAAGTGCCCACGCTGCTCCCGCGCCGAGTACCTTGAAGAACGTTCGTCTTGTAGCCATCATTCACCTTCCGTCACCGCATTGATTCCATAATTATTCATACATCGGGATTATATCGATTGTTCCCGCGACAGTAAAGTTTTAAACCGGAGTCAGACAATGGTTAATTTAACGTCAGCTCACCGATTTTGATTGAATCGGCAGGTAATTGCGATTATCTTCGCCGGAGTATTCTTTTTATCAGGGACAGTAGCTTTCAGAGGAAAGTAGCCGGGAATGGATGAGCAGGAGTTTCAGCCGAAGATATTCTATCGAAAATTCGATTCTCTTCTCATGAGGATCGAGGGAATCACGGGTACGCGTGACATGCTTTCCCTGATGCTCGATGAGCTCGTGCAGTCGTTCAACGACGATCTCAATATCAAGAGCGGATGTATGTACAGGCTCAAGTTCGGGTTATTTGTCCTTGTCAGGGGGCCGATGGGGGAAGACCCTGAGGAATGGCCCGAGACTATGCCTCGGACCGATCAGGTCTTCTCGATCCTGAACCAGCACAAGAGCTATATCTTCGGGGCTGAGGAATCTCCTCCCTGGGGAAACAACAGTATCGCCACGTTTCTGGGTGAACACGACGAATTTCTTCTGGTGTTCAGGCTCAATGAGGGATGGGTCAGGGAGACCCTTCAGTTTTCCATGAATACGATACGAAGCACCTTGAACCTGACGAGATCGACCAACCGATTCAACGCCGACATGCAGGAAGCCTTCAATATTCAGAAGAGCCTCCTGCCTGAAAAGGATCCCACATTCAACGGCTACGATATCTCAGGGAGATCTGTGCCCGCGGAGAGAGTCGGCGGGGACCTTTACGACTTCAGTGTCCTCGACGAGGCTGTCCTCAGCTTTGCTATCGGGGACGCGAGCGGACACGGACTTCCAGCGGCTCTCCTGGCCAGGGATGTAGTCACCGGCCTCAGGATGGGTATTGAGAAGGAGATGAAGATATCGGGTGTCATAGGAAAACTGAACAATGTGATTCATCAGAGCAGGTTATCGACCCGTTTCGTCTCTCTCGTCTACGGTGAACTCGAGCACAACGGGACGCTCGTCTATATAAACGCGGGTCACCCACCCCCGCTTCTTTTCAAGAGCGATGATATGAGACGGCTCGATGTCGGTGGCACTATACTCGGTCCGATACCCGATTCGATATTCAAAAGGGGTTTCGTGTTCATGGACCCGGGAGATACTCTCGTGATGTTCACCGACGGTATCCTCGAAGTGACCGACAGTCTTGGAGACATGTACGGTGAGCAGCGTCTTATCGACACTATCAGGGACCATCGGGATGAGACGGCAAAGCTCATTACCGAATATATCTTCCGAAGTATCAAGGAGTTCGGTGGCGAGGAAAACCTTGAGGACGACGCGACGGTGACCGTTATCAGGCGCCTGGCCGGCACTGAGCATTCGACCCTCTGAGCGCTCAGAATCTGCTTCACTTGACCTTTTCAGAAAAAAATCATAGACTGGTGCGGAAGCTGCTGTAAAAGGACCCCTTTCTGAAGACGGCGGCTCTCGTTTGATTAGAATGAAACTGAAAGCTCATTGAGTGGAGGATCAATATGGCCAGGGCAAGAAAGCCGAAGGAACTCGCACCGGGCAAGCTTAGATGGGTATGCCCGACTAACGGATTCAAGTTCAGGACCACAAACGATATTAAGCCATGTAAGGATATCATCGGACAGGAGAGAGCCCTTCAGGCTATCAAGATGGGGCTCGAACTCGATCACAGGGGATACAATATCTTCATAACAGGCCTGGTCGGGACGGGCAGGACTACTACGATCAAGCATCTCCTTGAGAGAATGGACAGCAAACACGACGTACCGCCCGATATCTGCTACTTGCACAACTTCAGACACCCGTCGATGCCCGTGATGATTGAGCTGAATGCCGGAGAAGGGATACGGCTGGCCGCTGACATGGATGGGCTGCTCTTTGACCTTGAAGACAAGGTGCCTATCGTATTCAAGGGTGAGTTCTATCAGAACCGCAGAAAAAAACTACTGGAGAAATACCAGTCCCAGCAGAAGACCATTATCTCCGCGTTTGAGGAAAAGATCAACAAGGAAGGGTTTACGATGGTCAGCGTACAGGTCGGTACGGCCGTACGCCCGCAGATCGTTCCCGTTCTTGACGGTAACCCTGTCGATTATGCACATGTCGTTCAAATGGTCGAAGAGGGAAAGATCCCGGCGGAGCAGTTCGAGACGATGAAGGAGAATGCTACGATACTGTCGGAAGATATGGCTCATATCTACGAGCAGATGAAAGATATCGATAAGGAGATGAGGGAGCGTCTGGAAAAACTCGATGTCCAGATAGTGCATCCAGTCATCCATGAAATGATCGACGAAATCCGCAAACGATTCAGGAACGAAAAGCTTGGCGGACTGCTCAAAGTGATAGAGCGTGAACTTATCAACAGATTGTCTCTATTCAGGGATGCAGATGAAGATGAGTCAAGGGAAACCCTGGCGCTGGCGCAGGCGGAAGATCGCAACGAGGACCCGTTCAGGGAGTTTCGCGTGAACGTTGTGGTCGATAATGCGGAGACGAAGAGTCCTCCGGTCATAATAGAGAATTTCCCGAATCTTGTTAATGTATTCGGAGTGACGGAGCGTGATTTTCACCCTGGAGGATGGTCGAAGACGGACCATATGAACATCCGGGCAGGAGCATTTCACAGGGCTTCCGGAGGATATCTGGTCCTGAACGCCCTGGATGTCTTTATAGAACCGGGTGTCTGGCAGATCCTGAAACGAACGTTGAAGAGCTCGGAATCGATTATACAGAACTACGACTCGTTCAGCTTTATGAGTACTTCCGCTCTCAAGCCGGAAGCGATTTCTGCCAGGACCAAGATAGTCCTGATCGGTGCCGCGCGTCTTTACTATATGCTCCAGTCAAATGACGAGGATTTCCGCAAGATATTCAAGATAAGGGCAGATTTCGACCTTGTAGTCGACAGGGACAAACCCCTTGTGAATCAGTATGCCGGGTTCATAAAATTGCTATGCGACAAGGAGGACATGCGGCCGTTCGACCGGTCCGGTGTCGCTACTGTAGTGGAACATGGTGTAAGGCTCGCGGGAAGGCAGAACAAGCTGTCGACCCGATTCTCGACGATTGCCGATATCGTACGTGAGGCTAACTACCATGCTGCCTCTTCGAAGGACAAGGTCGTAAAGCGGACACATGTCGAAAGGGCTCTCGAATGCAGAAAGCTGAGGGTGAATCTGTACGAGGAGAAGCTTCAGGAGAGAATCGACGAAGGCACCATAATGATCGAGACTTCCGGTGCGGTCGAGGGACAGGTAAATGCTCTTTCAGTGTATAATATGGGCGATTATATGTTCGGAAAGCCATCGAGGATCACCGTCAGGACAGCTCTCGGAAACTCGGGGGTCGTCAACATCGAACGGGAATCGGATATGAGCGGCAACATCCATAACAAAGGGGTTCTCATCCTCACAGGCTATTTGAAAGGCAAGTACGGAACGGACCATCCCCTCGCCCTGAGCGCGAGCCTCTGTTTCGAACAGTCCTATGGAGGTGTCGATGGAGACAGCGCCAGTTCTACCGAGCTTTATGCCATACTTTCCAGCCTGTCCAGGCTGCCGATAAGACAGGATCTGGCCGTAACGGGGTCCATCAACCAGAACGGCCTGATTCAGCCTATCGGAGGGGCGAACGAAAAAATCGAAGGATTCTTCCGTGTATGTATGTCGAAGGGCCTGAAGGGAACAGAAGGAGTAATAATTCCTCACCAGAATGTGCCGGATCTGATGCTTGCTGACGATGTGGTACAGGCAGTCAAGCGGGGAGAATTCCATATTTATCCTGTGAAACATGTCGAAGAGGGAATAGAGATACTGACCGGTGTAAGTACGGGTAAGCGTCTGAAAAGCGGAAAATACCAGGAAGGGTCCGTCAACGACCTGGTCCAGAAGCGCCTGTTTGATTTCGCGATGAAATGGAAAAGATTCGGTACTGACAAGAAGAAGAATAACAGCAGGGAAGGGGCCGGTGACTGATCAGGAACCGCTGCCCTGGCAATAAAAGGATTTTTGCCGGGAAACGATTCCCTCGTTGCTGATAATCTGGAACCGTTTCTCGAAAAAATCGTTAATTGAGTAACTGACTCATGACGGAGGAAAAAATGGACAACAGCAGATTTAGATCGTTCGTGATTCTGGCAACAATGCTGGCAGTAATATCGGGATGTGGTGGAGAGAAGATGGTCGAGGAGGACCTTCCCGATGTAGAGGTCGGTGTCAACCTTATCACAAATCCTTCCTTTGAGGAATGGGACGGATTCTTGCCCGTGGGATGGAAAGTCAGGTTATTTTCCGGGGAAGGCAAAAATGTCAATATGTATGGAAGGAACAGGGACTGGTTTACGACCGGCGAGAACAGTTATTATCTCCGGGGCCTCTTCAATACGGAGAAATGGATGGTACTTTCGCAGATGCACCCTGTCAGGCCGGGATATGAAGTCTATTTCGCGGGGATGATAAAAACTGCTGGAATAGAAAAGTCGAAAGGGCAGGAAGACAATATCAGCCTGTTCATCATATTCTATAATGCCGAAGGTGAGCGGGTGAACGACCGTTATTTCGCTG
The nucleotide sequence above comes from Candidatus Latescibacterota bacterium. Encoded proteins:
- a CDS encoding PP2C family protein-serine/threonine phosphatase; protein product: MDEQEFQPKIFYRKFDSLLMRIEGITGTRDMLSLMLDELVQSFNDDLNIKSGCMYRLKFGLFVLVRGPMGEDPEEWPETMPRTDQVFSILNQHKSYIFGAEESPPWGNNSIATFLGEHDEFLLVFRLNEGWVRETLQFSMNTIRSTLNLTRSTNRFNADMQEAFNIQKSLLPEKDPTFNGYDISGRSVPAERVGGDLYDFSVLDEAVLSFAIGDASGHGLPAALLARDVVTGLRMGIEKEMKISGVIGKLNNVIHQSRLSTRFVSLVYGELEHNGTLVYINAGHPPPLLFKSDDMRRLDVGGTILGPIPDSIFKRGFVFMDPGDTLVMFTDGILEVTDSLGDMYGEQRLIDTIRDHRDETAKLITEYIFRSIKEFGGEENLEDDATVTVIRRLAGTEHSTL
- a CDS encoding DUF362 domain-containing protein, producing the protein MMATRRTFFKVLGAGAAWALSPATKLGSMPTMPDGNIDFAVVRGPDAAAAVKKAVSMLGGMEKFIDKGDVVFVKPNISWDRKPEQAATTNPIVVETVVSLVLAAGAKKVIVADNTCNDARRSYKRSGIREAAEKAGAEVPYMEARKFIKKDLGGEVLKQWEVYREAEDADKIINLPVAKHHGLSNVTLSMKNLMGLIGGRRDLLHQKLPECIVDLTAYFKPDLTILDAVRILKANGPQGSTLKDVVRMDTIAASTDPVKIDAFGISLFTDAGFDNDLALFPHISLAEKKGLGTSDFGGAGYQEIKLG
- a CDS encoding AAA family ATPase, coding for MARARKPKELAPGKLRWVCPTNGFKFRTTNDIKPCKDIIGQERALQAIKMGLELDHRGYNIFITGLVGTGRTTTIKHLLERMDSKHDVPPDICYLHNFRHPSMPVMIELNAGEGIRLAADMDGLLFDLEDKVPIVFKGEFYQNRRKKLLEKYQSQQKTIISAFEEKINKEGFTMVSVQVGTAVRPQIVPVLDGNPVDYAHVVQMVEEGKIPAEQFETMKENATILSEDMAHIYEQMKDIDKEMRERLEKLDVQIVHPVIHEMIDEIRKRFRNEKLGGLLKVIERELINRLSLFRDADEDESRETLALAQAEDRNEDPFREFRVNVVVDNAETKSPPVIIENFPNLVNVFGVTERDFHPGGWSKTDHMNIRAGAFHRASGGYLVLNALDVFIEPGVWQILKRTLKSSESIIQNYDSFSFMSTSALKPEAISARTKIVLIGAARLYYMLQSNDEDFRKIFKIRADFDLVVDRDKPLVNQYAGFIKLLCDKEDMRPFDRSGVATVVEHGVRLAGRQNKLSTRFSTIADIVREANYHAASSKDKVVKRTHVERALECRKLRVNLYEEKLQERIDEGTIMIETSGAVEGQVNALSVYNMGDYMFGKPSRITVRTALGNSGVVNIERESDMSGNIHNKGVLILTGYLKGKYGTDHPLALSASLCFEQSYGGVDGDSASSTELYAILSSLSRLPIRQDLAVTGSINQNGLIQPIGGANEKIEGFFRVCMSKGLKGTEGVIIPHQNVPDLMLADDVVQAVKRGEFHIYPVKHVEEGIEILTGVSTGKRLKSGKYQEGSVNDLVQKRLFDFAMKWKRFGTDKKKNNSREGAGD